One stretch of Gopherus flavomarginatus isolate rGopFla2 chromosome 2, rGopFla2.mat.asm, whole genome shotgun sequence DNA includes these proteins:
- the LOC127045793 gene encoding myb/SANT-like DNA-binding domain-containing protein 2 has translation MQSPENRKRAPAWTAREVLDLIAIWGEDSVLTELHSKRQNEKIFEKISKAMMAKGHTRDSVQCRVKVKELRQAYQKTKAANGRSGAGPKTCHFYAELHAILGGCTTTTPPLSVDSEVGVVISTMAEDSAEGEDEEEEEKEEEDDLAASTQHSVSSNSQELFVTRTELPSQPSQATSPDSEAMEATSGHFATPCM, from the exons atgcagtctcctgagaatcgaaaaagagctccagcatggaccgcacgggaggtactggatctgatcgctatatggggagaggattcagtgctaacagaactccattccaaaagacaaaatgaaaaaatatttgaaaaaatttccaaggctatgatggccaaaggccacaccagggactcagtgcagtgcagagtgaaagttaaggaactcagacaagcataccagaaaaccaaagcagcaaacggaaggtccggggcagggccgaaaacatgccacttctacgctgagctgcatgcaattttagggggctgcaccaccactaccccacccctgtccgtggattccgaggtgggggttgtaatctcaaccatggctgaggattctgcagagggggaagatgaggaggaggaggagaaggaagaggaggacgaccttgcagcgagcacacagcactccgttagctccaacagccaggagctttttgtgactcggacagaattaccctcccagccttcccaagccactagcccagacagtgaagccatggaagcgacctctg gacactttgccacgccatgcatgtag